In Lotus japonicus ecotype B-129 chromosome 5, LjGifu_v1.2, one genomic interval encodes:
- the LOC130721350 gene encoding phytochrome A → MSSSRPSQSSNNSGRSRHSARVIAQTTVDAKIHANFEESGSSFDYSSSVRASGTADADHQPKSNKVTTAYLHHIQRGKLIQPFGCLLALDEKTCKVIAYSENAPEMLTMVSHAVPSVGEHPALGIDTDIRTIFTAPSASALQKALGFAEVTLLNPILVHCKTSGKPFYAIIHRVTGSLIIDFEPVKPYEVPMTAAGALQSYKLAAKAITRLQSLPSGSMERLCDTMVQEVFELTGYDRVMAYKFHEDDHGEVIAEITKPGLEPYLGLHYPATDIPQASRFLFMKNKVRMIVDCHAKQVKVLIDEKLPFDLTLCGSTLRAPHSCHLQYMANMDSIASLVMAVVVNDNDEDGDGSDSVQPQKRKRLWGLVVCHNTSPRFVPFPLRYACEFLAQVFAIHVNKEIELECQILEKNILRTQTLLCDMLMRDAPLGILTQSPNLMDLVKCDGAALLYKNKVWMLGVTPSELHIRDIASWLSNYHTDSTGLSTDSLSDAGFPGALSLGDLVCGMAAVRITPKDVVFWFRSHTAAEIRWGGAKHEPGEQDDGKKMHPRSSFKAFLEVVRARSSPWKDYEMDAIHSLQLILRNAFKDTDSMDINTTAIDTRLSDLKIEGMQELEAVTSEMVRLIETATVPILAVDIDGLVNGWNIKIAELTGLPVGEAIGKHLLTLVEDCSTDRVKKMLDLALSGEEEKNVQFEIKTHGSKMESGPISLVVNACASRDLRENVVGVCFVAQDITAQKTVMDKFTRIEGDYKAIVQNPNPLIPPIFGTDEFGWCCEWNPAMTKLTGWKREEVMDKMLLGEVFGTHMAACRLKNQEAFVNFGIVLNKAMTGSETEKVGFGFFARSGKYVECLLSVSKKLDVEGLVTGVFCFLQLASPELQQALHIQRLSEQTALKRLKALTYMKRQIRNPLSGIVFSRKTLEGTDLGIEQKRLVHTSAQCQRQLSKILDDSDLDSIMDGYLDLEMAEFTLQDVLITSLSQIMARSSARGIRIVNDVAEEIMVEILYGDSLRLQQVLADFLLISINCTPNGGQVVVAASLTKEQLGKSVHLANLELSITHGGSGVPEALLNQMFGNDGLESEEGISLLISRKLLKLMSGDVRYLREAGKSSFILSVELAAAHKLKA, encoded by the exons ATGTCTTCATCAAGGCCTAGCCAATCGTCCAACAATTCAGGGAGATCAAGACATAGTGCTAGGGTTATTGCTCAGACCACTGTAGATGCAAAAATCCATGCCAATTTTGAGGAGTCTGGTAGTTCCTTCGACTACTCCAGTTCGGTACGTGCCTCCGGTACGGCTGATGCAGACCATCAACCAAAGTCCAACAAAGTAACAACAGCTTACCTGCATCACATACAGAGAGGCAAGCTGATCCAGCCTTTTGGTTGCTTGCTGGCCTTAGATGAGAAAACATGCAAGGTCATTGCATACAGTGAGAATGCACCTGAAATGCTCACCATGGTGAGCCATGCTGTCCCAAGTGTTGGTGAACACCCTGCCCTTGGCATTGACACTGACATAAGAACTATTTTCACCGCGCCAAGTGCTTCTGCATTACAGAAGGCGCTGGGATTTGCCGAGGTTACACTTCTTAACCCCATCCTTGTTCATTGCAAGACTTCTGGGAAACCCTTTTATGCAATCATCCATCGTGTCACGGGTAGTTTGATAATTGACTTTGAGCCGGTCAAGCCGTATGAAGTTCCCATGACTGCAGCAGGTGCTTTGCAATCTTACAAGCTTGCTGCCAAAGCAATTACCCGGTTGCAATCTTTGCCTAGTGGGAGCATGGAAAGGCTTTGTGATACAATGGTTCAAGAAGTTTTTGAACTCACAGGTTATGATAGGGTGATGGCTTATAAATTTCATGAGGATGATCATGGAGAGGTGATTGCTGAGATAACAAAGCCCGGGCTAGAGCCATATCTGGGTTTACACTATCCAGCCACTGATATTCCTCAGGCTTCACGCTTTTTATTTATGAAGAACAAGGTCCGGATGATAGTTGATTGTCATGCAAAACAAGTGAAGGTTCTTATAGATGAAAAACTCCCATTTGATTTGACTTTGTGTGGTTCAACCTTAAGGGCTCCTCACAGTTGCCATTTGCAATACATGGCAAACATGGATTCAATTGCTTCCCTGGTTATGGCAGTTGTAGTCAATGACAACGATGAAGACGGGGATGGTTCTGATTCAGTTCAGCCACAGAAGAGAAAAAGACTCTGGGGTTTGGTAGTTTGCCACAACACTTCTCCTAGATTTGTTCCTTTTCCTCTAAGGTATGCTTGTGAATTTCTGGCTCAAGTGTTTGCCATCCATGTGAACAAAGAAATAGAATTAGAATGTCAGATTCTTGAGAAGAATATCCTGCGCACCCAGACACTCTTGTGTGATATGCTGATGCGAGATGCGCCCCTAGGCATTCTAACACAGAGTCCAAATTTAATGGATCTAGTGAAATGTGATGGCGCTGCCCTCTTGTATAAAAACAAGGTATGGATGTTAGGAGTAACACCTAGTGAACTCCATATAAGAGACATAGCTTCATGGCTGTCTAACTACCACACAGATTCCACAGGTTTGAGTACAGATAGCTTGTCTGATGCAGGGTTCCCAGGGGCCCTTTCTCTTGGGGATCTTGTGTGTGGAATGGCAGCTGTTAGAATAACTCCGAAAGACGTAGTATTCTGGTTTCGGTCGCACACTGCTGCAGAAATCCGATGGGGTGGTGCAAAGCATGAACCTGGAGAACAGGATGATGGTAAGAAGATGCATCCAAGATCATCATTCAAGGCTTTCCTTGAAGTTGTGAGGGCAAGGAGCTCACCATGGAAGGACTATGAAATGGATGCTATTCATTCATTGCAATTAATACTGAGGAATGCATTCAAAGATACAGATAGTATGGATATAAACACAACTGCAATAGACACAAGATTAAGTGATCTGAAAATTGAAGGGATGCAGGAACTGGAAGCAGTGACAAGTGAGATGGTTAGGTTAATTGAAACTGCAACAGTGCCTATTTTGGCAGTCGATATTGATGGGCTGGTCAATGGGTGGAATATAAAAATTGCTGAGTTGACAGGTCTTCCGGTTGGTGAAGCTATTGGAAAGCATCTACTCACACTTGTTGAGGATTGTTCAACTGATAGAGTAAAGAAGATGCTTGACTTGGCACTTTCGG gtgaagaagagaagaacgtCCAATTCGAGATCAAAACACACGGGtctaagatggaatctggtccTATTAGTTTGGTAGTTAATGCTTGTGCAAGCAGGGATCTTCGAGAAAATGTTGTGGGGGTTTGTTTTGTGGCCCAAGATATTACTGCTCAGAAGACTGTAATGGACAAATTCACCCGAATTGAAGGCGATTACAAGGCAATTGTTCAGAACCCCAATCCACTAATCCCCCCGATATTTGGCACAGATGAATTTGGCTGGTGTTGTGAGTGGAATCCAGCCATGACAAAGTTAACTGGATGGAAGCGAGAAGAGGTGATGGATAAAATGCTTTTAGGAGAAGTTTTTGGGACACACATGGCTGCTTGTCGTCTAAAGAATCAAGAAGCTTTTGTTAATTTTGGCATTGTGCTTAATAAAGCCATGACTGGTTCGGAAACGGAGAAGGTCGGCTTCGGTTTCTTTGCTCGGAGTGGCAAGTATGTAGAATGCCTTCTTTCTGTGAGTAAGAAATTGGACGTAGAAGGTCTAGTTACAGGGGTCTTCTGCTTCTTGCAGCTAGCTAGCCCAGAGCTGCAACAAGCATTACACATTCAGCGCCTATCCGAACAAACTGCTCTGAAAAGACTGAAGGCATTAACTTATATGAAAAGGCAGATCAGGAATCCATTGTCTGGGATTGTATTTTCACGGAAAACGTTGGAGGGTACTGATTTGGGAATAGAACAAAAACGACTTGTCCATACTAGTGCTCAGTGCCAGCGCCAGCTTAGCAAAATTCTCGATGACTCGGATCTTGACAGCATCATGGACGG CTACTTGGATCTTGAGATGGCTGAATTCACTCTCCAAGATGTACTGATTACCTCCCTAAGTCAAATCATGGCAAGGAGTAGTGCGAGAGGTATCCGAATAGTCAATGATGTCGCTGAGGAGATCATGGTGGAAATCTTATATGGTGATAGTCTTAGGCTTCAGCAGGTCTTAGCCGACTTTTTACTGATTTCCATCAATTGTACACCAAATGGAGGTCAGGTTGTTGTTGCAGCCTCTCTAACCAAGGAACAGCTAGGGAAATCTGTCCATCTTGCTAATTTGGAGCTCAG CATAACACATGGCGGTAGCGGGGTGCCGGAAGCATTGCTGAACCAGATGTTTGGAAATGATGGGCTAGAATCAGAGGAGGGTATTAGCCTGCTCATCAGCAGAAAGCTGCTAAAGCTCATGAGTGGAGATGTTCGTTATCTAAGGGAAGCAGGCAAATCATCGTTTATCCTATCGGTTGAACTTGCTGCAGCACATAAGTTGAAAGCTTAA
- the LOC130721587 gene encoding glutamate--tRNA ligase, cytoplasmic codes for MDIKTLAFAAASPPLPVIAALKLAGVSPSVDTSLPPDSAPAFIFSNGLKLHGTSVLLRYVGRVSGLVDFYGQNAFETGQIDEWLEYAPVLSSGPAFENGCKYIDGYLEKRSFIVGYSLSIADLAIWAGLAGSGKRWESLRKSKKYLNLARWFNSIVTEHGATLNEVIATYVSKKGLGEPSGSKSKDQSAVTDKVKNVNGGVSENLKGGNKSIAEIDLPDAEVGKVCLRFAPEPSGYLHIGHAKAALLNKYFAERYQGQLILRFDDTNPAKESNEFVDSLVKDIDTLGVKYNQITYTSDYFPELMEMAEKLICLGKAYVDDTPRDDMKEQRMDGTESKCRNNSTEENMKLWIEMVAGTERGLQCCVRGKLDMQDPNKSLRDPVYYRCNPIPHHRIGSKYKVYPTYDFACPFVDAREGITHALRSSEYHDRNAQYYRIQEDMGLRKVLIYEFSRLNMVYTLLSKRKLLWFVQNGKVDGWDDARFPTVQGIVRRGLKIEALIQFIVEQGASKNLNLMEWDKLWTINKKIIDPVCPRHTAVVADRRVLLNLIDGPEKPFVHIIPRHKKHKDAGDKATTYTKSIWIDHADAESISAGEEVTLMDWGNAIVKEIEKDQVGNVTRLSGVLHLEGSVKTTKLKLTWLPDIDELVSLTLVEFDYLITKKKLEENEEFTDVLNPCTKKETLAYGDSNMRNLKQGEILQLERKGYFRCDAPFIRPSKPIVLYAIPDGRQQTCLK; via the exons ATGGACATCAAAACCCTTGCATTCGCCGCAGCTTCGCCACCGTTACCGGTAATCGCCGCCTTGAAGCTCGCCGGAGTCTCTCCCTCCGTTGACACCTCTCTCCCTCCTGACTCCGCTCCCGCATTTATCTTCTCCAATGG GCTGAAATTGCATGGAACATCTGTTCTTCTACGGTACGTTGGGCGAGTTTCCGGTCTTGTTGATTTCTATGGGCAAAATGCATTTGAGACTGGCCAG ATTGATGAATGGCTGGAATATGCTCCTGTCCTCTCATCAGGCCCTGCTTTTGAGAATGGATGCAAGTACATAGATGGGTACTTGGAGAAGCGTTCGTTTATTGTTGGTTATTCGTTATCAATTGCAGACCTAGCAATTTGGGCTGGTCTTGCAG GATCTGGAAAGAGATGGGAAAGTCTAAGGAAGTCAAAGAAATATTTGAATCTTGCACGATGGTTCAATTCAATAGTGACAGAACATGGCGCTACTTTAAACGAAGTTATAGCAACATATGTTAGCAAAAAAGGATTGGGAGAACCATCAGGAAGCAAGTCAAAAGATCAGTCAGCAGTCACTGATAAAGTGAAGAATGTGAATGGGGGTGTATCTGAAAACCTCAAAGGAGGAAACAAATCTATAGCTGAAATAGATCTTCCAGATGCTGAAGTTGGAAAAGTTTGCTTGCGATTTGCACCTGAACCCAGTGGCTATCTTCACATTGGACACGCAAAAGCAGCTCTGTTGAACAAATATTTTGCTGAGCGATACCAAGGGCAGTTAATATTGCGTTTTGATGATACCAATCCTGCTAAAGAAAGCAATGAGTTTGTTGACAGCTTGGTGAAAGATATTGATACGTTGGGTGTCAAATATAACCAAATCACTTATACATCAGATTACTTCCCTGAGCTGATGGAAATGGctgaaaaattaatttgccTGGGTAAAGCATATGTTGATGACACTCCACGTGATGACATGAAAGAGCAGCGAATGGACGGGACAGAATCTAAGTGCAGAAATAATAGCACAGAAGAGAATATGAAATTATGGATTGAGATGGTTGCAGGAACAGAAAGAGGGTTACAATGTTGTGTCCGTGGGAAGTTGGATATGCAGGACCCAAACAAATCACTTCGTGATCCTGTTTATTATCGTTGCAATCCAATTCCTCATCATAGAATTGGATCCAAGTATAAAGTGTATCCAACTTATGATTTTGCATGTCCATTTGTTGATGCTAGAGAAGGTATCACGCATGCCCTCCGATCTAGTGAGTACCATGATCGCAATGCTCAATATTACCGAATTCAAGAGGACATGGGACTTAGAAAAGTTCTCATCTATGAATTCAGCCGGTTGAATATGGTCTACACACTTCTGAGCAAACGAAAGCTTCTATGGTTTGTCCAAAATGGAAAAGTTGATGGATGGGATGATGCGCGATTTCCTACTGTGCAAGGGATTGTACGCAGAGGCTTGAAAATTGAAGCACTAATACAGTTCATTGTTGAGCAG GGGGCATCAAAAAATCTCAATCTCATGGAATGGGACAAGCTCTGGACCATTAATAAGAAGATTATAGATCCTGTCTGTCCCAGACACACTGCTGTTGTTGCAGACAGACGCGTGTTGTTGAACCTTATTGATGGTCCTGAGAAACCATTTGTCCACATCATACCTCGGCACAAAAAACATAAAGATGCTGGGGATAAAGCTACAACATATACTAAAAGCATATGGATAGACCATGCTGATGCAGAGTCCATATCTGCTGGTGAGGAAGTAACCTTGATGGATTGGGGAAATGCCATCGTGAAGGAAATAGAAAAGGACCAAGTTGGGAATGTCACCAGGTTGAGTGGTGTTTTGCATCTTGAAGGATCTGTAAAGACCACAAAGTTGAAGCTCACTTGGCTACCTGACATAGATGAACTAGTTAGCCTGACATTGGTGGAGTTTGATTATCTAATTACAAAGAAAAAG CTTGAAGAAAATGAGGAGTTCACTGATGTGCTTAACCCGTGTACGAAAAAAGAGACTCTAGCATATGGAGACTCCAACATGCGAAACCTTAAACAAGGAGAGATATTGCAGCTGGAGAGAAAGGGATATTTCAGGTGTGATGCACCCTTCATTCGACCCTCAAAACCAATCGTGTTGTATGCCATCCCTGATGGCAGGCAGCAGACTTGTTTGAAGTAA
- the LOC130719799 gene encoding uncharacterized protein LOC130719799 yields MGKGGASKKNVGSFQCTTCKEWYETLEELESYGGNAFASEAEALLLGLKLVWDRGYREVTVKVDCAELLQSIENGDSGRFFPVIIEIKQLRDRAWNISIERVRRECNAPADYLAKLGARSPGVNFSFLDKPPWEVETLVLRDRVFAR; encoded by the exons ATGGGCAAAGGAGGAGCATCTAAGAAGAATGTGGGTTCCTTCCAATGCACAACCTGTAAGGAGTGGTATGAAACTCTAGAAGAACTGGAAAG TTATGGTGGGAATGCTTTCGCATCGGAGGCCGAAGCTCTGCTGCTGGGGCTGAAGTTAGTGTGGGATCGTGGCTATAGAGAAGTCACAGTGAAGGTCGATTGTGCAGAATTGCTCCAGAGCATTGAGAATGGGGATAGTGGCAGGTTCTTCCCTGTCATTATCGAGATCAAGCAACTCAGGGATAGAGCTTGGAATATCTCAATAGAGAGGGTGAGACGGGAGTGCAATGCTCCAGCGGATTACCTTGCAAAGTTGGGTGCGCGTTCTCCGGGTGTCAACTTCAGCTTCTTGGATAAACCACCTTGGGAAGTAGAGACCCTTGTCTTGAGGGACCGGGTGTTTGCTCGTTAG
- the LOC130719798 gene encoding uncharacterized protein LOC130719798, with protein MAIDEHVLGADEAAFFKEIWCKYVPLKVAVVREHPEPTPHLFFSYRVIYNIWLSCNNWIGNQGALPLEGMAHFHQHVLMCKSKKVNGMWKTIWFAKIWIVWLSRNAFIFNAKAIDVEEICRLIKWKAWLWLRARVTTFKASYYEWEIDPRYCLSMGVAADR; from the exons ATGGCAATAGATGAGCATGTTCTAGGGGCGGATGAAGCTGCTTTCTTCAAGGAAATATGGTGTAAGTATGTCCCTTTAAAGGTGGCAGTTGTAAG GGAGCATCCAGAGCCCACACCACATCTGTTTTTCTCCTACAGGGTTATTTATAACATATGGTTGTCTTGCAATAATTGGATAGGAAATCAAGGAGCTCTACCGCTAGAAGGAATGGCTCACTTTCATCAACATGTGTTGATGTGCAAAAGCAAGAAGGTGAATGGTATGTGGAAGACTATATGGTTCGCAAAAATCTGGATTGTATGGTTGAGCAGAAACGCGTTTATTTTCAATGCAAAGGCCATTGATGTGGAAGAGATTTGTAGGCTGATCAAATGGAAGGCCTGGTTATGGCTTAGAGCAAGAGTTACTACCTTCAAAGCCTCCTACTATGAATGGGAGATTGATCCTAGGTATTGCTTGAGCATGGGTGTTGCTGCTGATCGCTGA
- the LOC130721588 gene encoding rhicadhesin receptor-like, which produces MKLVDSLLLFALPLALLLTTAFSSDPDYLQDLCVADPASGVPVNGFTCKEASKVNASDFFSNILAKPGATNNTFGSLVTGANVQKVPGLNTLGVSLARIDYAPDGLNPPHTHPRATEVVFVLEGELDVGFITTGNVLISKHIVKGDIFVFPKGLLHFQKNNGKVPAAVLSAFNSQLPGTQSIATTLFASTPTVPDNVLTKTFQVGTKQIEKIKSRLAPKK; this is translated from the exons ATGAAGCTCGTTGACTCTCTGCTTCTCTTTGCTTTGCCTCTGGCTCTGCTCTTAACCACTGCTTTCTCATCAGATCCTGACTACCTTCAAGATCTCTGTGTTGCCGACCCTGCCTCAG GTGTGCCAGTGAATGGATTCACTTGCAAAGAAGCATCCAAGGTGAATGCCTCTGATTTCTTCTCCAACATACTAGCCAAGCCAGGAGCCACCAACAACACCTTTGGTTCCTTGGTGACCGGAGCCAACGTTCAGAAAGTCCCAGGACTCAACACACTTGGAGTCTCTCTGGCAAGGATTGATTATGCCCCAGATGGCCTCAACCCGCCCCACACCCACCCACGCGCCACAGAGGTGGTGTTTGTGCTTGAAGGGGAACTAGATGTTGGGTTCATAACCACAGGCAATGTGCTCATATCAAAGCACATAGTCAAGGGTGATATATTTGTGTTCCCAAAAGGCTTGCTTCACTTCCAAAAGAACAATGGCAAGGTTCCTGCTGCGGTGCTTTCAGCCTTCAACAGCCAACTTCCGGGGACACAGTCAATTGCAACCACCTTGTTTGCCTCAACGCCTACTGTGCCAGACAATGTTTTGACCAAGACCTTCCAAGTTGGTACCAAGCAGATTGAGAAAATCAAGTCTAGGCTTGCACCCAAGAAGTAA